From a single Vibrio tubiashii genomic region:
- a CDS encoding class I SAM-dependent methyltransferase, translating to MSSSSSFYEQNAEQLCAQYNALQAESVNSAWCLYWPISGDKVLDVGAGCGRDAKWMAESGCEVYAIEPCQALRNLGSEHTGESIVWLDDSLPALSRTTNLSIRFDVILVSAVWMHLAPTYRKRAFRKLANLLAPNGKLIITLRHGEFDDGRVSYDVSVEELEQLSKDSALLVHDVTDQSDQLNRCDVSWQTVVMTLPDDGSGDLNRVRHIIVNDTKAATYKLALLRTLLRIADAHSGAVIDRSDGKVAIPLGLVALYWNRQFKRLIDIEDIQQSANSSAGLGFVKPEGWGKLTHLAAEDLAVGSFFTGEEAKALDKAIRDTLATLKSGPVKYTYQSDISNPYFHMNRKTSKKTNSYIIDLDFLESYGEFVLDESLWDCFRLYHSWIEPLVVNQWILEMQRFEKNKQRNISLQTYHDCLVWIDQKHNTRDVRTRVEVLRKDSLVMKSVWSGKSLKNDYHIDHCLPFAHWPNNDKWNLLPTTAKENLDKKDRLPTHYRLCSSRQRILEWWQLAWGENEQLQQCFFSEATLALPNVPNQCRDFEQVFEALGLQVRGVKSRLLVGEW from the coding sequence ATGTCTTCAAGTTCTTCTTTTTACGAGCAAAATGCAGAACAACTGTGCGCTCAATATAACGCTCTCCAAGCGGAATCAGTGAATAGCGCTTGGTGTCTCTATTGGCCTATTTCGGGGGATAAAGTCCTTGATGTCGGTGCGGGTTGTGGGCGTGATGCGAAGTGGATGGCAGAGTCTGGTTGTGAAGTGTATGCCATCGAACCTTGTCAGGCTTTACGCAATTTAGGCAGTGAACACACAGGGGAATCTATTGTTTGGCTTGATGATTCGTTACCCGCTTTGTCTCGCACAACCAACTTAAGTATTCGGTTTGATGTGATTCTGGTCAGTGCTGTTTGGATGCATCTTGCTCCGACATACAGAAAGCGCGCATTCAGAAAGCTCGCCAACCTTCTCGCACCCAATGGAAAGTTGATCATTACTCTCCGTCACGGTGAATTTGATGATGGTCGGGTGAGCTATGACGTCTCGGTTGAGGAGTTGGAACAACTCTCTAAAGACAGTGCTCTATTGGTGCACGACGTTACTGACCAATCGGATCAACTCAATCGCTGTGATGTTTCATGGCAAACCGTTGTCATGACATTACCTGATGATGGATCTGGTGACTTAAATAGAGTCCGCCATATCATCGTTAATGACACCAAAGCAGCTACGTACAAATTGGCGTTACTACGTACTTTGTTACGTATCGCTGACGCACACTCTGGGGCGGTTATAGATCGAAGTGACGGCAAGGTAGCTATCCCATTGGGGTTGGTTGCTCTTTACTGGAACCGTCAGTTTAAGCGCTTGATAGACATTGAAGATATTCAGCAAAGTGCCAATTCTTCGGCTGGACTTGGTTTTGTAAAGCCTGAAGGTTGGGGGAAGCTAACTCACTTAGCTGCTGAAGATCTCGCGGTTGGTTCATTCTTTACGGGTGAAGAGGCAAAAGCTTTAGACAAGGCTATTCGCGATACTTTAGCTACATTGAAGAGTGGTCCGGTCAAATACACTTACCAAAGTGATATTTCGAACCCCTATTTTCATATGAACCGTAAAACGTCCAAGAAAACTAACTCGTATATTATCGATTTGGATTTCCTAGAAAGTTACGGTGAGTTTGTTTTGGACGAGAGTCTGTGGGACTGTTTCCGTTTGTACCATTCTTGGATAGAGCCACTAGTTGTAAATCAATGGATCTTAGAAATGCAGCGCTTTGAAAAGAATAAGCAGCGCAATATTTCTTTGCAAACTTACCATGACTGCCTTGTCTGGATAGATCAGAAGCATAATACGCGCGATGTTCGAACTAGGGTTGAGGTATTACGTAAAGACAGTTTAGTGATGAAAAGTGTTTGGAGTGGTAAGTCCCTCAAAAATGACTACCACATTGATCACTGCTTACCTTTTGCTCATTGGCCGAATAACGATAAGTGGAACTTACTGCCAACCACGGCAAAAGAGAATCTTGATAAAAAAGATCGTCTTCCTACTCACTACCGTCTTTGCTCATCTCGTCAAAGGATTCTAGAGTGGTGGCAATTAGCTTGGGGTGAGAACGAGCAATTACAACAATGCTTTTTCTCGGAAGCCACGCTTGCCTTACCGAATGTCCCAAACCAATGTCGCGACTTTGAACAAGTCTTTGAAGCTCTTGGTCTTCAAGTAAGAGGGGTTAAGAGTCGATTATTGGTTGGTGAGTGGTGA
- a CDS encoding nuclease-related domain-containing protein codes for MIVKNRDGKSANNKRQKSGEKVEKDVSFYLSREFADREDIFVFNDLRVEHNEQFAQIDHLILYKKGFILIESKSIKGKVRVNKQLEWQRTFNGHWQGMASPIAQAHLQKKLLKQLLNENADIMLNKLALIGIQAYFGGRCWDLVCASSNETLIERDSMPKSISNQIVKAEQIANKVSSLISSSSTMFNTNPSFSPEEMMKVRNFLLGQHKPLGTAQNHTSPSCPEESLNQNLETKSDLQPQTTSSNKQNSWFKCRACGSYHTTEKSGRFGYYVQCENCQTNTSMKQVCLSCGGKAVGVSKNKSVYTRTCECGHKTQYTSPKASPLTNQ; via the coding sequence ATGATAGTTAAAAACCGAGATGGAAAATCCGCGAACAACAAGAGACAGAAAAGCGGAGAAAAGGTAGAAAAAGATGTTTCTTTCTACCTATCCAGAGAGTTTGCAGATAGAGAAGACATTTTTGTCTTCAATGATTTAAGAGTTGAGCACAATGAGCAGTTTGCCCAAATTGATCACCTAATCCTGTATAAAAAAGGCTTTATTCTAATTGAATCAAAGTCGATCAAAGGCAAGGTAAGAGTAAACAAGCAACTAGAGTGGCAAAGAACATTTAACGGCCACTGGCAAGGTATGGCATCTCCTATTGCTCAAGCACATCTACAGAAAAAGCTTTTAAAGCAGTTACTTAATGAGAATGCAGACATCATGCTCAACAAGCTCGCTTTGATAGGAATACAAGCGTATTTTGGCGGAAGATGTTGGGATCTCGTTTGTGCCTCTTCAAATGAGACTTTGATTGAAAGGGATTCAATGCCTAAATCCATTTCTAATCAGATAGTAAAAGCGGAACAAATAGCAAACAAAGTTAGTTCTCTGATTTCTTCAAGCAGCACTATGTTTAATACTAACCCTAGTTTTTCACCCGAAGAAATGATGAAAGTACGCAATTTCTTGCTTGGTCAACATAAGCCATTAGGAACAGCGCAAAACCACACATCACCTAGTTGCCCAGAAGAGTCTTTAAACCAAAACCTTGAAACCAAGTCAGATCTTCAACCGCAAACAACCTCTTCTAACAAACAAAACTCATGGTTTAAGTGCCGAGCTTGCGGCAGTTACCATACAACAGAAAAGTCGGGACGATTTGGTTACTATGTCCAATGTGAGAACTGCCAAACAAATACATCAATGAAGCAAGTGTGCCTCTCGTGTGGGGGAAAAGCAGTAGGTGTCTCGAAAAACAAAAGTGTCTATACACGAACCTGCGAATGTGGTCATAAGACTCAATACACATCGCCAAAGGCATCACCACTCACCAACCAATAA
- a CDS encoding mechanosensitive ion channel family protein — translation MFKTAINVFISTLLLVITTGGYAQDRFPLAPPDTSSPKATFDSFHQLVDAANNQLAQLPNLPSDQQEGARQSVYALFNKAVQCFDFSQQPKSEYPRISLESVMLMKEILDRIPAFDLNSIPDTNSIERWTIPNTQLSIEKQPNGQFLFSAQTVEALHSNYQLVKHLPNRDGTVKDFYRYFSLSAGKLVPPNWFTWVESLPPFFMLEVADQAVWQWIGLAVLSAGLVLYALLVYRANKLALLRPLLMAAGIGSLVYLSNHQLNLTGKLMSVMSISGELIVWLLVAQAAYLLGYKTCSAMAKTRNASNLRQSITQIIGTLVGSALAVSIFGYGLHRIGVPVYGIVTGLSLGGMAIALAIRPTMENLIGGVILFLDKSLSVGDFCQMGKVSGVVERIGVRSTRIRAKDRTQITIANGALVKMEIVNYSRRDRYPFKTDIALRFGTPATVVTKITHEIEAMLVAHPDTLESPVRVHFSTFDNYRINLEILAHLDTTNRERFLELQQELLFSIERIIKQNNAEFAIPIQATILQMEKARDSHSKTQLDSNRITLEN, via the coding sequence ATGTTTAAAACAGCTATTAATGTATTTATTTCAACCTTGCTATTGGTGATCACTACAGGGGGTTACGCACAAGATCGGTTCCCCCTCGCCCCACCAGACACCAGTAGCCCCAAAGCCACATTTGATAGTTTTCATCAGCTAGTCGACGCGGCAAACAACCAACTCGCACAGTTACCAAACTTACCGAGCGATCAGCAAGAAGGCGCTCGGCAGTCTGTCTATGCGCTGTTCAACAAAGCAGTGCAATGCTTTGACTTTTCGCAGCAACCTAAATCTGAGTACCCACGTATCTCTCTAGAATCCGTCATGCTGATGAAAGAGATCCTCGACCGAATTCCAGCATTTGATCTTAACTCTATTCCCGATACAAATAGCATTGAGCGATGGACGATCCCCAATACTCAACTGTCGATTGAAAAGCAGCCAAACGGACAATTCCTTTTTTCTGCTCAAACTGTCGAAGCACTGCATTCCAACTATCAATTAGTCAAGCACCTACCCAATCGTGATGGCACAGTAAAAGATTTCTACCGCTACTTCTCACTGTCTGCTGGTAAGCTCGTGCCTCCAAATTGGTTTACTTGGGTTGAAAGCTTACCGCCGTTCTTCATGCTAGAAGTTGCCGATCAAGCGGTATGGCAATGGATAGGTTTAGCGGTGTTATCTGCTGGATTGGTACTTTATGCCTTGCTCGTTTATCGCGCCAACAAACTAGCGCTATTGCGCCCGCTACTTATGGCGGCAGGTATTGGCTCGCTTGTATATTTGAGCAACCACCAGCTCAATCTGACGGGTAAGTTAATGTCTGTTATGTCGATATCTGGCGAGCTCATTGTTTGGTTATTGGTCGCACAGGCCGCCTATTTGCTTGGCTATAAAACGTGCAGTGCCATGGCAAAAACTCGCAACGCCTCAAATCTGCGCCAAAGCATTACTCAAATTATCGGCACACTGGTTGGTTCAGCATTAGCTGTCAGCATTTTCGGCTATGGATTACACCGAATCGGCGTACCTGTGTATGGCATCGTTACTGGACTAAGTTTAGGCGGGATGGCGATTGCACTTGCCATTCGACCAACGATGGAAAACCTGATTGGTGGTGTGATTCTATTCTTAGACAAGTCACTCTCGGTCGGTGATTTCTGCCAGATGGGCAAAGTCTCGGGTGTTGTTGAGCGTATTGGTGTGCGTTCAACCCGAATCCGCGCCAAAGACCGTACGCAAATCACCATCGCCAATGGCGCATTAGTTAAAATGGAGATCGTTAACTACAGTCGCCGTGATCGATACCCATTTAAAACTGACATCGCGCTGCGATTTGGTACCCCAGCCACCGTAGTTACAAAGATCACGCACGAAATTGAGGCGATGCTTGTCGCTCATCCAGACACGCTAGAGTCCCCCGTACGCGTCCATTTCTCGACATTCGATAACTATCGCATCAATTTAGAGATTCTTGCTCACCTAGATACCACCAACCGAGAACGCTTCTTGGAGCTGCAACAAGAACTGCTGTTTAGCATCGAACGCATCATCAAACAAAACAACGCTGAGTTCGCCATCCCAATTCAAGCTACAATTTTGCAGATGGAGAAAGCAAGAGACTCTCATTCTAAAACGCAGTTGGATAGCAATAGGATCACTCTAGAGAACTAA
- a CDS encoding 1-acylglycerol-3-phosphate O-acyltransferase, producing MLSILRLVLAAIFIVFMTLFAMVYCLFSPRNPRHVYFFCRWFNQLHKLVGLKLIQRGLERAPTPKNSVYISNHQSVYDFVTSPGMLRPRTVSLGKKELIWVPFFGQLYWITGNILINRQDKSKARDTIKQVAEAIHQRDLSVWAYPEGTRSKGRGLLPFKTGAFRMAIEAGVPITPMVVSTTHNKIDLNRRNNGVVITEMLEPIDTTQYNLSDARALAEHCHQLMEAKIAELDKEVAAIEAQQNCGVSTQDNTIKE from the coding sequence TTGTTAAGTATTCTTCGCCTTGTATTGGCTGCTATTTTTATCGTATTTATGACCCTCTTCGCTATGGTTTATTGCCTGTTTAGCCCCAGAAATCCGCGGCATGTGTATTTCTTTTGTCGTTGGTTTAACCAACTGCACAAACTGGTAGGTTTAAAACTGATTCAGCGCGGGTTAGAACGAGCGCCTACGCCGAAAAACAGTGTTTATATTTCTAACCACCAAAGCGTGTATGACTTCGTTACCTCACCGGGAATGCTAAGACCACGTACCGTTTCATTAGGTAAGAAAGAACTGATTTGGGTACCGTTTTTTGGTCAACTGTATTGGATCACAGGCAATATTTTGATTAACCGCCAAGATAAGTCCAAAGCTCGCGATACGATTAAGCAAGTTGCGGAAGCCATCCACCAACGCGATCTGTCCGTTTGGGCCTACCCGGAAGGTACCCGCAGTAAAGGGAGAGGATTGCTACCGTTTAAAACCGGTGCCTTTCGTATGGCAATTGAAGCCGGTGTGCCCATCACACCTATGGTAGTAAGCACCACGCACAACAAGATTGACCTTAACCGTCGTAACAATGGTGTGGTGATCACTGAAATGCTTGAGCCAATTGATACCACTCAATACAACCTGAGTGATGCCCGCGCTCTTGCTGAGCATTGTCACCAGTTAATGGAAGCTAAAATCGCAGAGCTGGATAAAGAAGTGGCAGCGATCGAAGCGCAACAAAACTGTGGCGTAAGTACGCAGGATAATACGATCAAAGAGTAA
- a CDS encoding MBL fold metallo-hydrolase RNA specificity domain-containing protein — protein MKIIHHGGKQTITGSCHELRSEAQAILIDCGLFQGADARPLDIEFETSHLTAIVITHAHIDHIGRLPWLLATGYNQPIYCTTATAELIPLMLEDSLKLQLGLDRKQTERVLNKIRRLIKPLDYNCWHCLDEINSLGSMTIRFQPAGHILGSAYVEVRLANQEVVVFSGDLGPSNTPLLPDPKPPQRADYLLIETTYGDKQHEDIATRGERLKAIIDRSLEDGGAILIPAFSVGRTQELLFDIEQLIHHHQIDVSISIILDSPMAQRVTRSYRHFKQLWGKEAKQRLERHRHPLAFEQCITVEDHRTHQRLVNRLQSTQEPAIVVAASGMCQGGRIMDYLKALLPLETTDVLLAGYQAQGTLGREIQAGAMDVEIDGEEVEVKAQIHTMSGYSAHADKHDLLRFIQGIAEKPKQIHLIHGEPDTQTQFASELKALGFEVRSDSTNQSEQR, from the coding sequence ATGAAGATCATTCACCATGGCGGCAAACAAACGATTACTGGCTCTTGCCATGAGCTAAGATCAGAGGCTCAAGCCATTCTTATCGACTGCGGACTGTTTCAAGGCGCTGATGCTCGGCCATTGGATATTGAATTTGAAACCTCTCACTTGACCGCGATTGTCATTACCCACGCCCATATTGACCACATAGGTCGACTGCCGTGGTTACTCGCAACTGGCTATAACCAACCTATTTACTGCACTACCGCAACAGCCGAACTGATCCCGTTAATGCTCGAAGATAGCCTAAAGCTGCAACTCGGTTTAGACCGCAAACAAACCGAGCGCGTGTTAAACAAGATACGTCGCCTAATTAAGCCATTGGACTACAATTGTTGGCATTGTCTAGACGAGATTAACTCCCTTGGTTCGATGACGATACGTTTTCAACCTGCGGGGCATATACTCGGTTCCGCCTATGTGGAAGTGCGCTTGGCGAATCAAGAAGTGGTGGTCTTTTCTGGCGATCTCGGTCCAAGTAACACCCCACTCCTGCCTGATCCTAAACCTCCACAGCGTGCTGATTACCTACTGATTGAAACAACCTATGGCGACAAGCAGCATGAAGACATTGCAACACGCGGTGAACGGTTAAAAGCCATCATAGATCGCTCTCTTGAAGATGGAGGAGCGATCTTGATTCCTGCGTTTAGTGTTGGACGTACTCAAGAATTGTTGTTCGATATTGAGCAGCTCATCCACCACCATCAAATTGATGTTTCTATCTCTATCATTCTCGATTCTCCCATGGCCCAGCGTGTCACTCGTTCCTATCGCCATTTCAAACAGTTATGGGGCAAGGAAGCGAAACAGCGGCTAGAGAGGCATCGCCACCCACTCGCATTTGAGCAATGTATTACGGTCGAAGATCATCGCACTCATCAGCGCTTGGTTAATCGTCTCCAATCAACCCAAGAGCCTGCGATAGTCGTTGCTGCCTCTGGAATGTGCCAAGGTGGTCGTATCATGGACTATCTGAAAGCGCTACTGCCTTTGGAAACAACCGATGTTCTTCTAGCAGGTTATCAAGCGCAAGGGACTTTGGGCCGGGAAATTCAAGCTGGCGCGATGGATGTGGAAATTGACGGTGAAGAGGTCGAAGTCAAAGCGCAGATTCATACCATGTCAGGCTACTCTGCCCATGCAGATAAACACGATCTGCTGCGCTTTATCCAGGGCATTGCTGAAAAACCAAAGCAAATTCACTTGATTCATGGTGAACCCGACACACAAACGCAGTTTGCATCTGAACTTAAAGCGCTTGGGTTCGAAGTGAGAAGCGACTCGACTAACCAAAGCGAACAGCGTTGA
- a CDS encoding ATPase, producing the protein MKKQVFYGVGIVALLMSAVATLSHADNPAFPPVDERQAEAEAQSTRFFVKYHKGTEQQTRELLQSYQLDVVETLDSQQVLVVSGSQQQVDKLTSSQYIDYVEPEPIRSLYSQ; encoded by the coding sequence ATGAAGAAGCAAGTGTTTTATGGCGTTGGTATAGTTGCCTTGCTGATGAGTGCGGTTGCTACATTGAGCCATGCTGATAACCCAGCGTTTCCACCTGTTGATGAAAGGCAGGCAGAAGCAGAGGCTCAATCAACCCGATTCTTTGTGAAGTATCATAAAGGCACTGAACAGCAGACTCGCGAGCTTCTTCAATCTTACCAGCTAGACGTTGTCGAAACGTTAGACAGCCAACAAGTGCTGGTAGTATCGGGTAGTCAGCAGCAAGTCGATAAACTGACATCCAGTCAATACATCGACTATGTTGAGCCAGAACCGATTCGAAGCTTATACTCACAATAA
- a CDS encoding MBL fold metallo-hydrolase produces MKALTTLALLLTTSSAAMAATDLNFEVYNADEHSFNVTSTLVVGETESLLIDTGFTRADALRIAAKVLDAGKPLKTIFISQADPDYYFGASELLTIFPDAHVVTTAAVREAIAKKLEKKVSFWGPKMGLNAPKDPVLPEVVKGNELTIDGEKIEIRGTEGVLAHRPYLWVPSEKAVLGNVGIVQGMHVWMADTQTDREVKTWLAQLEEMQALTPEFVVPGHMQKSGRLDASTIAYTHTWIERFVEAKKQSKNSAQLIKMMTNHYPKLGSDFSLELGAQVHMKEASW; encoded by the coding sequence ATGAAAGCCTTAACAACACTCGCTTTACTACTTACCACTTCTTCAGCTGCGATGGCGGCAACCGATTTGAACTTTGAGGTTTACAACGCCGATGAGCACAGCTTCAACGTCACTTCGACACTGGTTGTTGGAGAAACAGAATCGTTACTTATTGATACTGGCTTCACCCGCGCGGACGCACTCCGTATTGCAGCTAAAGTATTGGATGCAGGTAAGCCACTAAAAACCATCTTCATCAGTCAGGCCGATCCAGATTATTACTTTGGCGCCTCTGAACTGCTCACCATCTTCCCTGATGCGCATGTAGTCACCACGGCCGCGGTAAGGGAGGCGATTGCGAAAAAACTTGAGAAAAAAGTCAGCTTCTGGGGGCCGAAAATGGGCTTAAATGCGCCTAAAGATCCCGTTCTTCCAGAGGTGGTGAAAGGTAACGAGTTAACGATTGATGGTGAAAAGATCGAAATACGTGGTACAGAGGGAGTGCTAGCGCATCGACCATATTTGTGGGTGCCAAGTGAAAAAGCCGTCTTGGGTAACGTTGGCATTGTTCAAGGTATGCATGTGTGGATGGCCGATACTCAAACCGACCGAGAAGTTAAAACATGGTTGGCGCAGTTGGAAGAGATGCAGGCACTAACCCCAGAATTTGTTGTGCCTGGACATATGCAAAAATCGGGTCGATTAGATGCCAGCACCATTGCTTATACTCATACATGGATAGAGCGTTTTGTTGAAGCGAAAAAACAGAGTAAAAACAGTGCTCAACTGATCAAGATGATGACTAACCACTACCCAAAACTCGGTTCAGATTTTAGTCTAGAACTTGGTGCTCAGGTCCACATGAAAGAGGCGAGCTGGTAA
- a CDS encoding DUF429 domain-containing protein, translating to MRAIGIDGCKAGWVIWQVSDVVPTCQIVPEIADAVPLIQQGAALIDIPIGYSDAASPDRACDKAARRFLSPKRGSSVFPVPCREAVYANTYQQACDINVTQLGKKLSKQSWFILPKVKQIDQLLNQFPNLYLRESHPEVVFAALNNRQPLDYGKKSREGYQERLAIIQAITPLEWVRALEHQIESTLAKHASPDDLVDAFVLMLAAKHPQHLSCLPEVPDKDSTGRVREIVYWQPQSQ from the coding sequence ATGAGAGCGATAGGAATAGACGGTTGTAAAGCCGGCTGGGTAATTTGGCAGGTTTCAGATGTTGTTCCCACCTGCCAAATTGTGCCTGAGATAGCAGATGCGGTACCGTTGATCCAACAAGGCGCAGCTTTGATTGATATTCCTATTGGTTATAGTGATGCTGCTAGTCCCGATCGAGCATGTGACAAAGCGGCGCGTCGATTTTTAAGCCCCAAACGTGGTTCGTCGGTTTTCCCGGTTCCTTGCCGAGAGGCGGTTTACGCAAACACGTACCAACAGGCGTGTGATATCAACGTTACTCAGCTTGGTAAGAAGCTATCTAAGCAAAGCTGGTTTATTTTGCCAAAGGTCAAGCAAATTGATCAGCTGCTTAACCAATTTCCTAATCTATATCTTCGTGAGTCACACCCAGAAGTAGTTTTTGCAGCGCTAAATAATAGACAGCCATTAGACTATGGGAAGAAGAGTCGGGAAGGTTATCAAGAACGACTGGCGATCATCCAAGCCATCACTCCATTAGAGTGGGTAAGGGCTTTAGAGCATCAGATAGAATCGACGTTAGCGAAACATGCCAGCCCAGATGATTTAGTGGATGCTTTTGTTTTGATGTTGGCTGCAAAGCATCCTCAGCACTTAAGCTGCTTACCCGAAGTTCCAGATAAAGACTCAACAGGGCGAGTGAGGGAAATTGTTTACTGGCAGCCACAAAGCCAATAA
- a CDS encoding S8 family serine peptidase, protein MHNITSKTKGLFTLSTIAVAMAGISVANASPSMGFNEADLPTKYIVKFKQDAPMPFTRAGEPVMAASEVRESVLQQVKARKVEKLGSEPIYSVEMDDNELSSLRTNAQVEYVEVDPPRYLLSETTPWGYNAVNAQLLNDSNAGNRTVCIIDSGYDISHNDLSGNRVNGTNDSGTGSWSSPGNNNAHGTHVAGTIAAIANTEGVKGVMPNQNVNLHIVKVFNESGWGYSSSLVKAIQTCADNGANVVNMSLGGSRSSITEQNAMQDLYDKGVLLIAAAGNSGNTAHSYPASYDAVMSVAAVDTNNDHAAFSQATDQVDIAAPGVAVLSTVTVGEGVLSDITINGASSFDRGVVPHNRKIKTSGSYESAPVAGSFTAPIAACDISSGSYNCGDMTDKICLTERIENQRTGVRPEINPVKACSDAGAKAAIVYSNQDLPGLQNPFVLDDNDSYRMVSVTVDRAFGLELAGKVGDTVTVSTETGKDYEYYNGTSMATPHVAGVAGLVWSYHPTCTAAQVRKALNASATDIDVAGRDDRTGHGLVNADAAKTYLDVGCNGPVDTSTVLENGVAKGPLSGASKSGTVYTFEVPASATKATFKLTGGSGDADMYVRFDGTPTTRTYDCRSWESGNNESCSLDVTQAGTYQVLVDGYSAYSGASLVATHNGSDNGGQVPSNYSNQNAMAIPDNSALGATSEIDVLRSGDSGTVTVAVDISHSYVGDLKVTLTSPTGGQVVLHENTGGSANDIRTSFQANFTGFESKGNWKLKAVDSARQDTGTINSWSLSFQ, encoded by the coding sequence ATGCATAACATAACAAGTAAAACCAAAGGGTTATTTACCCTTTCAACTATCGCAGTGGCTATGGCTGGAATCTCAGTGGCGAACGCTTCGCCTTCAATGGGATTCAATGAGGCTGATCTACCAACTAAGTACATCGTTAAATTTAAACAAGACGCACCTATGCCGTTTACTCGTGCTGGTGAGCCAGTTATGGCTGCTAGTGAAGTTCGCGAATCGGTGCTTCAGCAAGTTAAAGCTCGTAAGGTCGAAAAGCTAGGCTCTGAGCCAATCTACAGTGTAGAAATGGATGACAACGAGCTGTCTTCTTTGCGTACTAACGCGCAAGTGGAATACGTCGAGGTCGATCCCCCACGTTACCTGCTAAGTGAAACGACGCCGTGGGGCTACAATGCTGTGAATGCTCAGCTTTTGAATGATTCAAATGCTGGTAATCGCACGGTATGTATTATCGATTCTGGCTATGACATCAGCCACAATGACCTAAGTGGTAACCGTGTTAACGGTACCAACGATAGCGGCACAGGCTCATGGAGTTCTCCGGGCAACAACAATGCCCACGGTACGCACGTGGCTGGTACGATTGCGGCGATTGCCAATACCGAAGGTGTTAAAGGGGTAATGCCGAACCAGAATGTGAACTTACACATTGTTAAAGTGTTCAACGAATCTGGTTGGGGTTACTCATCGAGCTTAGTTAAAGCAATTCAAACTTGTGCGGATAATGGCGCCAACGTGGTTAACATGAGCTTGGGTGGTAGCCGTTCAAGCATTACTGAACAAAACGCGATGCAAGACCTTTACGACAAAGGTGTTCTGCTTATCGCAGCGGCAGGTAACTCAGGTAACACGGCACACAGCTACCCAGCATCTTATGATGCGGTAATGTCAGTTGCAGCGGTTGATACAAACAACGACCACGCTGCGTTCTCTCAAGCAACCGACCAAGTAGATATTGCAGCGCCAGGTGTGGCGGTACTTTCAACTGTGACAGTAGGTGAAGGTGTTCTGTCTGATATTACCATCAACGGTGCAAGCAGCTTTGATCGCGGCGTTGTGCCACATAACCGTAAAATCAAAACTTCCGGCAGTTACGAATCAGCACCAGTGGCAGGTTCGTTTACCGCTCCTATCGCTGCATGTGATATCTCTTCAGGTAGCTACAACTGTGGTGATATGACGGACAAGATCTGTCTGACTGAACGTATCGAAAACCAAAGAACGGGTGTTCGACCTGAAATCAACCCAGTGAAAGCATGTTCTGATGCGGGCGCTAAAGCGGCAATCGTATACAGTAATCAAGATCTACCTGGTCTTCAAAACCCATTTGTTCTGGATGACAACGATAGCTACCGCATGGTTTCAGTTACCGTTGATCGAGCATTTGGTTTAGAGCTAGCAGGTAAAGTTGGTGATACCGTGACGGTTTCTACGGAAACGGGTAAAGACTACGAGTACTACAATGGTACTTCTATGGCGACGCCACACGTAGCAGGTGTTGCAGGGCTAGTGTGGAGTTACCACCCAACCTGTACAGCCGCGCAAGTACGTAAAGCACTAAACGCAAGTGCGACAGATATTGATGTAGCAGGACGCGATGATCGCACGGGTCATGGTCTGGTTAATGCAGATGCTGCAAAAACTTACCTAGATGTGGGCTGTAATGGTCCTGTAGATACAAGCACTGTACTAGAAAACGGAGTGGCGAAAGGCCCTCTATCTGGCGCAAGCAAATCAGGCACGGTTTACACCTTTGAAGTCCCTGCAAGTGCAACAAAAGCGACATTCAAGCTAACTGGCGGTAGCGGTGATGCGGATATGTATGTTCGTTTTGACGGTACACCGACAACAAGAACATACGATTGCCGTTCATGGGAAAGCGGTAACAACGAATCTTGTTCTCTTGATGTCACTCAAGCTGGCACATACCAAGTGTTAGTCGATGGCTACTCGGCGTACTCAGGTGCTTCGCTTGTTGCTACGCATAACGGTTCTGACAATGGTGGTCAAGTGCCATCAAACTACAGCAACCAAAATGCAATGGCGATTCCAGACAACAGCGCGCTAGGTGCAACGAGTGAGATCGATGTACTGCGTTCTGGTGATTCTGGTACAGTGACAGTTGCAGTTGATATTAGCCATAGCTATGTGGGTGACCTTAAAGTCACGCTGACTTCACCAACCGGTGGTCAAGTAGTGCTGCATGAAAATACTGGCGGGTCAGCAAATGACATTCGTACTAGCTTCCAAGCAAACTTTACTGGCTTTGAGTCAAAAGGTAACTGGAAACTAAAAGCGGTAGATAGCGCACGCCAAGATACAGGTACGATCAACAGCTGGTCACTGTCATTTCAATAA